Within the uncultured Draconibacterium sp. genome, the region CGGTATGTTTTCATTCCTAAATGCCGGCAGTGGATCGAATCAAAGTAACCATTTGTACAAGCTCGGACCAATTCACCAGGGAATTATGGAGCGCGGGGCAAAAACCACCAGCGATTCGTATTTGCTGTGGCCGTCGCGTATTGGTGCATTTTCGCTGGTAATGGGGCGCCACTACAAACATTGCGATACTACTGATTTTCCTTTTTCGTACCTGATTGAGAGTAAGGATGAAAGTATTCTGGTTCCGGGTATCAACCTAAAAAGTATTGGAACCATTCGCGATACACAAAAGTGGCCAAAACGCGATAAACGAACTGATTCGAACCTACTAGACCTGATTAATTTTAATCTGCTGAGTCCGTATACAATCGATAAAATGATGAAAGGTCGTGAGAAATTACTGGATCTGCAAAAGTCTTCAAAAGATAGAGATGAGGCCTATAGTTACGATCGAATGAAAATAGAGAGGCATGCACTCGACCGGGGAATTCAGTTGTACGAAATGGCTATCTGGAAGTTTTTGGGAAATTCGTTAATCACGCGTCTGAATGGTACGGAGTATAATACGGCAACTGATATTCAAAAGGTCCTTCAGCCCGATATGAAATTTGGAAAAGGATACTGGGTAGACCTGGCCGGGATGATCTGTCCTTTTGAGGCCTTGGATCAGTTGTTGCAGTCGATAGAAAATGGATCGTTACAGTCGCTTGAAGAAGTGAATTCGGCATTGGCAACGATGCATAAAAATTATTACAATTTTGAATGGACCTGGGCAGTAGACGTGCTTGAAAGTTTTTATGGAAAAAGTATTTCCGAATTTGAGGCGTCGGATGTGATAACTATTGTAAAGAAATGGAAAGAAAGTGTACTGGGTATTGATCGCTTTTTATATGAAGATGCACGGAAAGAATTTTCGATGAGTAAAATGACCGGGTTTGGTGTTGATGGTAAGAATGGAGCACGTGAACTTGATTTTACTGAAGTGCGCGGCGAATTTGAAGATAATGATACCGTGAAAGAAATTAAGGAACACATGGAGAAAAAGGAACGACTCGGCAGCCGGGTTATTAAACAAATGATGCAGGTGCGGGAAAGTAAGCTAATAGTTGAAAATTAGTGGGAAGTATTCTCCCTCATTCCCTCTTTACGCGTAGAGAGGCACAATCAGGGTGAGTTATCACGGTTTAATTTTATGTTTTGCTTTTGGAGAAAGAATAAATATAGAAAAGGATTATGTGTGGAATAGTAGGATATATTGGCCATCAGAAAGCATTTCCGATTTTGATCGGTGGGCTAAAACGATTAGAATACCGAGGGTATGATTCGGCGGGAGTGGCCTTGTTAAATGGCTCGCTCGAGAACTATAAAAAGAAAGGAAAGGTTTCGGATCTTGAAGATTTTGTTGCCGGCAAAACAAATGACGGAGCCGTTGGAATTGGGCACACCCGTTGGGCAACGCATGGCGAACCCAGCGATAAAAATGCACATCCACATGTGTCTATGAATGGTCATTTTTCAATTGTGCACAATGGTATAATCGAGAATTATGCGCAACTGAAACGCGATTTGGAGGCTCACGGATACACTTTTGAAAGTGATACTGATACCGAGGTGTTGGCTAATCTGATCGAGTATTTTTATTTGCAGGATAAAGAAATGTCATCGGAAGCTGCGGTGCAACTGGCTTTGTCGAAAGTAGTTGGAGCATACGGAATTGCAGTGCTTTG harbors:
- a CDS encoding DUF4954 family protein, which produces MTQFTESNYRNLHDEEIGQLVHQGCSSSDWSLIKVSRDFIPDCIENSKFSGRIRLNSFSGSVKLIGGITFKTGIYNAWLHNCEVGKNALIHNVRSYIANYRIEENVVIHNITTLAVDGETSFGNGVVVEAINEGGGREIPIYDYLSTHVAYMMSLYRHRPEVVRSLKSMVAEYTKYVSSEIGVIGADSKILNCNTIFNIKTGPATIVDGAKKLHNGSINSNYEAPVMIGEGVIMDNFIVSSGSKIADATLVSKCFIGQGCILDKHYSAENSLFFANCQGFHGEACSIFAGPYTVTHHKSTLLIAGMFSFLNAGSGSNQSNHLYKLGPIHQGIMERGAKTTSDSYLLWPSRIGAFSLVMGRHYKHCDTTDFPFSYLIESKDESILVPGINLKSIGTIRDTQKWPKRDKRTDSNLLDLINFNLLSPYTIDKMMKGREKLLDLQKSSKDRDEAYSYDRMKIERHALDRGIQLYEMAIWKFLGNSLITRLNGTEYNTATDIQKVLQPDMKFGKGYWVDLAGMICPFEALDQLLQSIENGSLQSLEEVNSALATMHKNYYNFEWTWAVDVLESFYGKSISEFEASDVITIVKKWKESVLGIDRFLYEDARKEFSMSKMTGFGVDGKNGARELDFTEVRGEFEDNDTVKEIKEHMEKKERLGSRVIKQMMQVRESKLIVEN